The Heliangelus exortis chromosome 21, bHelExo1.hap1, whole genome shotgun sequence genome includes a window with the following:
- the GEMIN4 gene encoding LOW QUALITY PROTEIN: gem-associated protein 4 (The sequence of the model RefSeq protein was modified relative to this genomic sequence to represent the inferred CDS: inserted 1 base in 1 codon): protein MNHAPLLLKKSCVQAAALSGGGLEPINAIEKDGLGPVWVRFGSLLPSLPLSSPFGWALGVPARSGINPGSGSSGQAVPPPGRQRALPGGGGASRMTSERXRRRLGHAAAMEPGPWGVCEQTAVLQGGFLLAARLAQPRALRELRKADWPRVGPPVTDALGEIGARCPSPLQHSLWKKEAVAIIWAKVLLPEPPAASLDQGWKEDDFFSVGRMIPDVNHTVLFELVKALGASRFFVQLLLALPQDLGQSELERLVEYIGSETSPSDIRFFLDVWWEVMKHKEGQEDATVSAFSALMHQHGCEASLDDGLQPPKRFKCDPGSLNDPPAATSLLMVLVEGLKQISRSITLPSMRCCALANLVELLSLFTELKAESSSLPVTEYLNEVSSVVSLWTRDAESQFHPRGLDEKVKEAERSMSHLSMAKLSREELFVGLDFLCSLLHAWGEELPDLMSSSEGLCYESYRLRDTLTTFEKNLGHFSVTRELGENETRVVLELTQITKDLLKGISSSLKSKDLGTSLVPSVAMVIIEQKLGRHEEICSIFASEKTWAFSKEWVDCLVQNKALFQKPELVLKLLETLVSFAMSHQDEEARELQMQVTKAIVECYTELSLADKNKVISGVLAAWGGPGLCLNLQVVLEGFQEDLNTTFNQITKSVSDEGLSRAVAAVARLMLLHPEATVKQICNLAVVNLGAHHFLAQILCSFPALSFLEAQEDPGRPHSLVVRCLEEAAWGRLSSVREEEQFLEFLAFLLQPGSAAPLVSPAEVTKAFVLPYLKSDSAQIELSLQILSKALGIQPRAEEHWIKSCHPFPLLFSLCKLLDGYTKYWHQPRDQFFPSLETKDLLLHILCQLCEVVTPEATPSSELWVQSLAWLHRKVASLDWTVGLRLKKLYGEHFKNEVPATLFEICLLPQEEWTSQPLPAYGAGSGLLAWMECCCVSPGLRDTMLTLLTVNVDSPEEVNLFSKGFLVALIQLLPWCSHTEWKSLIQVVENLLQRQILHVPYTLEYVQYMPLLNLRPFASHLRLSVLFLRAFQLLCSSSCSTWLPAEAWLHVIQLYSSSLTDLLGSIRSVAGSSSLPAEDGTPAQEASFTCIQIFCHLLHVAAMLPEKGCGEPLVVVALELLLQYETFSAADSSPSNALRRANERHFLESITENVGDAALRSTLLQKLSKLGARSAEETA, encoded by the exons ATGAATCACGCGCCGCtcctgttaaaaaaatcttgtgtgCAAGCTGCAGCCCTGAGCGGCGGCGGCCTTGAACCAATAAACGCGATTGAGAAGGACGGTTTGGGTCCGGTTTGGGTCCGGTTCGGGTCCCTTCTTCCCAGCCTCCcactttcctctccctttgGTTGGGCTCTTGGTGTCCCCGCACGCTCAGGAATCAATCCCGGGTCGGGAAGCAGCGGGCAGGCTGTGCCACCGCCGGGCCGCCAGAGGGCGCTGCcgggagggggcggggcttCCCGCATGACGTCAGAGC GGCGCCGGCGCCTCGGCCACGCCGCCGCCATGGAGCCCG GGCCCTGGGGGGTGTGCGAGCAGACGGCGGTGCTGCAGGGCGGCTTCCTGCTGGCCGCCCGGCTGGCGCAGCCGCGGGCGCTGCGGGAGCTGCGCAAAGCCGACTGGCCACGCGTGGGACCTCCGGTCACCGACGCCTTGGGGGAGATCGGGGCCCGCTGCCCTTCGCCgctgcagcacagcctctgGAAGAAAGAAGCTGTGGCCATCATCTGGGCTAAAGTCCTGCTGCCGGAGCCCCCGGCCGCGTCGCTGGACCAAGGATGGAAGGAGGATGATTTCTTCTCCGTGGGCAGGATGATTCCTGACGTCAACCACACCGTCCTCTTCGAACTGGTCAAGGCCCTCGGGGCATCCCGGTTCTTcgtgcagctgctgctggcactgccccaGGATTTGGGTCAGAGTGAGCTGGAGCGTTTGGTGGAGTACATTGGCAGTGAGACGTCCCCATCAGACATCAGGTTCTTCTTGGACGTGTGGTGGGAGGTGATGAAACACAAGGAGGGACAGGAAGATGCAACGGTCTCTGCGTTCAGTGCTCTCATGCATCAACATGGGTGTGAGGCCTCTCTGGATGATGGGCTCCAGCCCCCAAAGAGGTTCAAGTGTGACCCTGGCTCTCTGAATgaccctcctgctgccaccagcctgCTCATGGTCCTGGTAGAGGGGTTAAAGCAAATCTCCAGGAGCATCACCCTGCCCTCCATGAGGTGCTGTGCCTTGGCCAACCTGGTGGAGCTGCTGTCCCTGTTCACTGAGCtgaaggcagagagcagctccctccctgtCACTGAGTACCTGAACGAGGTCAGCTCTGTGGTCAGCCTCTGGACCAGGGATGCTGAGAGCCAGTTCCACCCCAGGGGGCTGGATGAGAAGGtgaaggaagcagagagaagcaTGAGCCACTTGTCCATGGCCAAGCTCTCTCGTGAGGAGCTCTTTGTTGGCTTGGActttctctgcagcttgttgcatgcctggggagaggagctgccagACCTCATGAGCAGCTCTGAGGGGCTCTGCTATGAAAGCTACAGGCTCAGGGACACTCTTACCACGTTTGAGAAGAACCTGGGTCACTTCTCAGTGACCAGAGAGCTGGGTGAGAATGAGACCCGTGTAGTGTTAGAACTGACACAGATCACCAAGGACTTGCTCAAGGGGatcagcagcagcctgaagaGCAAGGATTTGGGCACCAGCCTGGTGCCTTCAGTTGCCATGGTAATCATTGAGCAAAAGCTGGGTCGGCACGAGGAGATCTGCTCcatttttgcttctgaaaagacTTGGGCCTTTTCAAAAGAGTGGGTTGACTGCCTTGTGCAAAACAAAGCTCTCTTCCAGAAACCAGAGCTAGTTTTGAAACTGCTGGAGACTCTGGTGAGCTTTGCCATGTCCCACCAGGACGAGGAGGCCCGAGAGCTGCAGATGCAAGTGACCAAAGCCATTGTGGAGTGTTACACTGAGCTGTCATTAGCTGACAAAAACAAAGTCATCTCGGGTGTCCTGGCAGCCTGGGGTGGGCCAGGTCTGTGCCTGAACTTGCAGGTTGTCCTGGAGGGGTTCCAGGAGGATCTGAACACGACTTTCAACCAGATCACAAAGAGTGTGTCTGATGAAGGCCTGAGCAGGGCTGTAGCTGCTGTGGCCAGGCTGATGCTGCTGCACCCCGAGGCCACAGTGAAGCAGATTTGTAATCTTGCTGTTGTCAACCTGGGAGCTCACCACTTCCTTGCACAaatcctctgctccttcccagctttGAGCTTCCTGGAGGCCCAGGAGGATCCAGGCAGGCCACACAGCCTGGTGGTGAGGTGCCTGGAGGAGGCAGCGTGGGGGAGGCTTTCCTCTGTGAGAGAAGAGGAACAATTCCTTGAGTTCCTGGCCTTtctcctgcagccaggctcAGCTGCCCCACTTGTGTCACCTGCAGAGGTGACCAAAGCCTTTGTCCTTCCCTACTTGAAGTCAGACTCTGCTCAAATCGAGCTGAGCCTGCAGATCCTCAGTAAGGCTCTGGGGATACAGCCCCGTGCAGAAGAGCACTGGATCAAGTCCTGTCaccccttccctcttctcttcaGCCTCTGCAAGCTTCTAGATGGTTACACAAAGTACTGGCACCAGCCCAGGGACCAGTTCTTCCCTTCACTGGAGACCAAAGACCTGCTACTGCACatcctctgccagctctgtgaGGTGGTGACACCAGAAGCCACCCCCTCCTCTGAGCTGTGGGTGCAGTCCCTGGCCTGGCTTCACAGGAAGGTGGCATCACTGGACTGGACCGTTGGTCTCAGGCTGAAGAAGCTTTATGGAGAGCACTTCAAGAACGAGGTCCCAGCAACTCTGTTTGAGATCTGCCTGCTTCCCCAGGAGGAGTGGACATCCCAGCCTTTGCCAGCCTATGGAGCAGGCAGCGGGCTCCTGGCGTGGATGGAGTGCTGCTGcgtgtccccagggctcagggacACCATGCTGACACTCCTCACAGTCAACgtggacagccctgaggaagtCAATCTCTTCAGCAAAGGCTTCCTGGTGGCCCTCATCCAGCTCCTCCCTTGGTGCAGCCACACTGAGTGGAAAAGTCTCATCCAGGTGGTTGAAAACCTCCTCCAGAGACAAATCCTACACGTGCCTTACACCCTGGAGTACGTTCAGTACATGCCCCTGCTCAACCTCCGGCCCTTTGCCTCCCACCTCCGGCTCTCCGTGCTTTTCCTGCGGgccttccagctcctctgcagctccagctgttCCACCTGGCTGCCGGCAGAGGCTTGGCTCCATGTGATCCAGCTGTATTCCAGCAGCCTCACCGACCTCCTGGGCTCCATCAGGAGCGTCGCAGGATCATCCTCTCTCCCCGCGGAGGACGGGACCCCCGCGCAGGAGGCGTCCTTCACCTGCATCCAGATCTTCTGCCACCTCCTGCACGTTGCCGCCATGCTGCCGGAGAAGGGGTGCGGGGAGCCcctggtggtggtggctctGGAGCTCCTCCTGCAGTACGAGACCTTCAGCGCCGCCGATTCCTCCCCCAGCAACGCGCTGCGGAGAGCTAACGAGAGGCACTTCTTGGAGTCCATCACCGAGAACGTCGGCGACGCGGCGCTGCGCAGCACCCTCCTGCAGAAGCTCAGCAAGCTGGGAGCCCGCTCGGCCGAGGAGACGGCTTGA
- the TLCD3A gene encoding TLC domain-containing protein 3A, protein MWRTLAIASAFFPGLFVLCIRLLRWAAPGWSLKDRILLSGRLVSTVQATMATVSGITVVLNCKDVVHDRHWLAVEYIWVLVPYMTYDIYVMYLCHWHKSLDKGVMEQKHSLASIWSFLLQERLMVTHHLFILIVLTPITQHFRGELGDFFVGCIFIAELSTPFVSLGKILMQLKMQDTLLHKVNGIIILLTFFVCRILLFPFMYAAYGRQVGIPVYMVPFRIPLHCNIANASLIAPQLYWFRLICRKAARLYGSSPAADKSR, encoded by the exons ATGTGGCGGACACTGGCCATCGCCTCCGCCTTCTTCCCGGGGCTCTTCGTCCTCTGCATCCGGTTGCTGCGCTGGGCCGCTCCGGGATGGAGCCTCAAGGATCGCATTCTCCTCAGCGGCAG GTTGGTGTCAACGGTCCAAGCCACCATGGCAACAGTGTCGGGGATCACGGTTGTCCTTAACTGCAAGGATGTGGTGCATGACAG GCACTGGCTGGCTGTGGAGTACATCTGGGTCCTCGTTCCCTACATGACCTATGACATTTATGTCATGTACCTCTGCCACTGGCACAAGAGCCTGGACAAAGGAGTCATGGAGCAGAAGCACTCGCTGGCCAGCATCTGGAGCTTCCTCCTGCAGGAGAGGCTGATGGTGACCCACCACCTCTTCATCCTCATCGTGCTCACCCCCATCACCCAG CACTtcaggggagagctgggggaCTTCTTTGTGGGCTGCATCTTCatagcagagctgagcactccTTTCGTGTCGCTAGGCAAAATCCTCATGCAG ctcaaAATGCAGGACACCCTCCTCCACAAGGTGAACGGGATCATCATCCTGTTGACTTTCTTCGTCTGCCGtatcctcctcttccctttcatGTACGCAGCCTACGGCAGGCAGGTGGGGATCCCCGTTTACATGGTGCCTTTCCGCATCCCCCTGCACTGCAACATAGCCAACGCCTCCCTCATCGCTCCCCAGCTCTATTGGTTCAGGCTCATCTGCCGCAAAGCCGCCCGGCTCTACGGCAGCTCTCCCGCCGCCGACAAAAGCAGATAA